The Pirellulimonas nuda genome includes a region encoding these proteins:
- a CDS encoding alpha/beta hydrolase, which produces MQAIHAVTIGVCASLVGCVSLSPPGVRSIDDAIVYQPAKHYAEAIHPADFVPEDAFFEADDGVALHGWYCPVASPESIILFAHGNAGNVADRWMVARQLNQHCNASVLLFDYRGYGRSEGTPSEPGLLRDARAARAWLSQRAGVPASDIVLYGQSLGGGVMVDLAANDGARALVLESTFTSLPDVAHDALPLLPTRLLMRNRFDSLKKIQRFHGPTWIAHGDADRVIDIEHGRKLYAAANEPKQFVAVPGQGHNWVPNGMHLAQLRRFLESAGKAAGDPLGEIDASAATSKSGWSPHPPSPST; this is translated from the coding sequence ATGCAAGCGATCCACGCGGTCACGATCGGCGTTTGCGCGTCGCTTGTCGGTTGTGTCTCGCTCAGCCCCCCGGGCGTGCGTTCGATCGACGACGCCATCGTCTACCAACCCGCGAAGCACTACGCAGAGGCGATTCATCCCGCCGACTTCGTGCCCGAGGATGCGTTCTTCGAGGCAGACGACGGCGTAGCGCTGCATGGCTGGTACTGCCCGGTCGCGTCGCCGGAATCGATCATCCTCTTCGCCCATGGCAACGCCGGGAATGTGGCCGACCGGTGGATGGTCGCCCGGCAGCTCAACCAGCACTGCAACGCCAGCGTGCTGTTGTTCGACTACCGGGGCTACGGCCGGAGCGAGGGGACGCCGTCAGAGCCCGGCCTGCTGCGCGACGCCCGGGCCGCCAGGGCGTGGTTGAGCCAACGCGCGGGCGTGCCGGCCAGCGACATCGTGCTCTACGGCCAGTCGCTGGGGGGCGGGGTGATGGTCGACTTAGCGGCGAACGACGGCGCACGGGCGCTGGTGCTTGAGAGCACGTTCACGTCGCTCCCAGACGTCGCTCACGACGCTCTGCCGCTGCTGCCCACGCGGCTGCTGATGCGCAACCGCTTCGACTCGCTCAAGAAGATCCAGCGGTTCCACGGGCCGACCTGGATCGCGCACGGCGACGCCGACAGGGTGATCGACATCGAGCACGGCAGAAAGCTGTACGCCGCCGCGAACGAGCCCAAGCAGTTCGTTGCGGTTCCAGGACAGGGCCACAACTGGGTCCCCAACGGCATGCACCTCGCGCAGTTGCGAAGGTTCCTGGAATCCGCCGGCAAGGCGGCCGGAGACCCGCTCGGCGAGATCGACGCATCGGCGGCCACTTCCAAGTCGGGCTGGTCGCCCCATCCGCCAAGCCCATCAACCTAG
- a CDS encoding DUF3565 domain-containing protein, which yields MQQPITGYHTDDDGHWVAQLACGHNQHVRHDPPWLIRVWVTTSSGREAMLGHRLGCKKCDEHAAPGPRP from the coding sequence ATGCAGCAACCGATCACCGGATACCACACCGACGACGACGGTCATTGGGTGGCCCAGCTCGCCTGCGGTCACAACCAACACGTACGCCACGACCCTCCGTGGCTGATCCGGGTGTGGGTCACCACCAGCAGCGGGCGCGAAGCGATGCTCGGACACCGGCTCGGATGCAAGAAGTGCGACGAGCACGCGGCCCCCGGCCCGCGCCCCTAA